A single Sorex araneus isolate mSorAra2 chromosome 8, mSorAra2.pri, whole genome shotgun sequence DNA region contains:
- the LOC101537717 gene encoding insulin growth factor-like family member 1: MGRDIRLGTKEVEGAASSDSDTSTVLLITVCSLAAFSTLGVPVSPKDSHWLLCQSQERCGGKSYDPLNYCCHDQAVVPLSRSQGCGNCTFRVCFEQCCPGRLPDVDTLVVKIKGHSCSSDQTPGDRVCHSIKTRT, translated from the exons ATGGGCAGGGACATTCGCCTGGGAACGAAGGAAGTAGAGGGAGCGGCCAGCTCCGACTCGGACACATCCACAG TGCTGCTGATCACTGTCTGCTCTCTGGCTGCCTTCAGCACCCTCGGGGTCCCAG TGTCCCCCAAGGACTCTCACTGGCTGCTGTGCCAGTCCCAGGAGCGGTGCGGGGGCAAGTCCTATGACCCCCTGAATTACTGCTGCCATGACCAGGCCGTGGTGCCCCTGTCCAGATCCCAGGGCTGTGGCAACTGCACCTTCAGGGTCTGTTTCGAGCAGTGCTGCCCCGGCCGGCTGCCAGACGTAGACACCCTTGTGGTGAAGATCAAGGGCCACTCGTGCAGCTCGGACCAGACACCAGGAGACAGGGTTTGCCACAG cATCAAGACCAGGACATGA